The Stygiolobus azoricus genome window below encodes:
- a CDS encoding MTH1187 family thiamine-binding protein: MPKKVLVDISVEPIGTSSTSLSPYIKKVFDVLDRLGIKYYPSPSMTTLELDDITKLGYILKEINDELERMGVKRIVALIKIDDRRDKENSIEHKLEVIKR, encoded by the coding sequence ATGCCTAAAAAAGTTCTTGTAGATATAAGTGTCGAACCGATAGGAACATCTAGTACAAGCCTTTCGCCTTATATAAAGAAGGTTTTTGATGTCCTAGATAGATTAGGTATAAAATACTACCCTTCACCCTCAATGACCACATTAGAACTAGACGATATAACCAAACTTGGATACATACTGAAAGAAATTAATGATGAACTGGAAAGGATGGGAGTTAAGAGGATAGTCGCCCTTATTAAAATAGATGATAGGAGAGATAAAGAAAACAGTATCGAACATAAGCTTGAAGTAATTAAAAGGTAG
- the mre11 gene encoding DNA double-strand break repair protein Mre11, with product MRILHVSDTHLGKRQYDKDFREEDIYDTFRQIIDISIKERVNAVIHTGDFFDKNEPPNKAMLVALRELKRLKEKEIPLIAIAGDHDSPKRGSNIFPQRILEEEGLLILLDHQKNYYKLNDVEIFGISHVPLTGANALKEKLEKMKPSSRKSILMLHQGVNPLLPYQYSYQLEVSDLPKGFGIITIGHFHDRIKHVLDGGTLIEIAGSPDIISVAELEGYQKNKKGVTVIDYSTSEPSIHYINTDIRPQLEVTINTDNLEKDVKSLVIKLTSLINEYKKKPILHIILEGTPRKKSEIVSKLRELSKVSEYYRIAKDNTSYIDETKNNPKVSPTSSLDEMIMEYLVKVAKYTESNAKLVLSILKEENEDEVYKLLRKFAGLD from the coding sequence ATGAGGATCTTACACGTTTCGGATACACACTTAGGGAAAAGACAATATGATAAGGACTTCAGGGAAGAAGATATATACGACACTTTCAGGCAAATAATTGATATAAGTATTAAAGAAAGAGTCAACGCTGTCATACATACAGGTGATTTCTTCGACAAGAACGAACCACCTAATAAAGCTATGTTGGTAGCCTTAAGAGAGCTTAAGAGATTAAAAGAGAAAGAAATACCTTTGATTGCTATTGCCGGTGACCATGATTCTCCGAAGAGAGGAAGTAATATTTTCCCGCAAAGAATATTAGAAGAAGAGGGTTTATTAATACTTCTTGATCATCAAAAGAACTATTACAAGCTAAATGACGTTGAAATTTTTGGCATCTCCCACGTTCCCTTGACGGGAGCCAACGCGTTAAAAGAGAAACTAGAAAAAATGAAACCTTCCTCTAGGAAGAGCATCTTAATGCTTCATCAAGGTGTAAATCCATTATTACCTTACCAATACAGTTATCAGCTGGAGGTATCAGATCTTCCCAAGGGATTTGGAATAATAACTATAGGACATTTCCATGATAGAATAAAACATGTTCTAGATGGAGGAACGCTCATAGAGATAGCTGGTTCACCAGATATTATAAGTGTAGCAGAACTCGAGGGATACCAAAAGAATAAGAAAGGTGTAACCGTTATCGATTACTCCACTAGTGAACCTTCTATACATTACATTAATACCGATATTAGACCGCAATTAGAAGTTACGATTAATACAGATAATCTAGAAAAAGATGTTAAGTCTTTAGTTATCAAGCTTACGTCTTTAATAAACGAGTACAAGAAAAAACCAATTTTACATATTATACTTGAGGGAACTCCACGAAAGAAAAGTGAAATCGTAAGTAAGTTGAGAGAATTATCTAAAGTCTCAGAGTATTACAGAATAGCGAAGGATAATACGTCATATATAGACGAGACAAAAAACAACCCTAAAGTTTCTCCTACTTCGTCCCTAGATGAAATGATTATGGAGTATTTAGTCAAGGTCGCAAAATACACAGAGTCTAACGCGAAGTTAGTACTTTCAATACTTAAGGAAGAAAACGAAGATGAAGTATATAAGCTCCTTAGGAAATTTGCGGGGTTAGATTAA
- the herA gene encoding DNA double-strand break repair helicase HerA gives MTIGYIVGSATTEQATALLEKKIRNGYYVVIEYDDEKVLGLVTQTFTGSPLLDNNLSDIEFIQKIKKFNNSIPYFVKAKIKLLCKLNSTLSRPDIPPVAGSPIRLATDEELRSVFSNGEIRLGRVIGTNVEVKIKLNSLARHLAILAATGSGKSNTVAVLSSRIAENGGSVLIFDYHGEYYDSEIPRLNQIEPKINPLSLTVSEFATLLELRENAIIQYRILRRAFKQFVEEVKNGITENTISFAELNTNFVQLLTEKVNEVSKDEKRKDSRDEVLNKIEDFADRYSEVIDFTFGDVINRLKVGRVNVVNLSSLDEDGIDAVVAHYLRRILHARKENKIKRTGGLKFPIISVIEEAHVLLSKDENTLTKHWAGRIAREGRKFGVGLIIVSQRPKGLDENILSQMTNKIILKIVEPTDKKYVLETSDNLSEDLVEELSSLDTGEAIIVGNIVKLPALVKIDKFEGKLAGNDPDLISEWKSVKEDENKHIDTAFWG, from the coding sequence ATGACGATAGGATATATAGTAGGTTCAGCAACTACCGAACAAGCAACAGCCCTTCTTGAAAAGAAGATAAGAAACGGGTATTACGTTGTAATAGAATACGATGACGAAAAAGTTTTAGGTTTAGTCACCCAGACTTTTACCGGCAGCCCACTCCTTGATAATAATTTAAGCGATATAGAATTCATACAAAAAATTAAGAAATTTAATAACTCGATCCCCTACTTTGTAAAGGCCAAGATTAAATTACTTTGCAAGTTAAACAGTACGTTATCAAGACCTGATATACCTCCAGTAGCTGGGTCACCTATAAGGCTTGCAACAGATGAAGAGCTAAGAAGTGTGTTTTCTAATGGTGAAATAAGGTTGGGTAGAGTGATAGGAACTAACGTAGAAGTTAAAATCAAACTTAACTCTCTGGCTAGACACTTAGCAATTTTAGCTGCAACAGGATCTGGAAAGTCCAATACCGTAGCCGTGCTTTCATCCCGGATAGCCGAGAACGGCGGCTCAGTTCTGATTTTCGATTATCACGGAGAATATTACGATAGTGAGATTCCTAGATTAAACCAAATAGAACCGAAGATTAATCCATTGTCTCTAACAGTTAGTGAGTTTGCAACCTTGCTAGAACTGAGAGAGAACGCTATAATTCAATATAGAATTTTAAGGAGGGCATTCAAGCAGTTTGTTGAGGAAGTCAAAAATGGCATAACCGAGAATACCATTAGTTTCGCTGAACTAAACACAAATTTCGTTCAGCTGTTGACAGAGAAAGTTAATGAAGTATCTAAGGATGAAAAAAGAAAAGATAGTAGAGATGAAGTACTGAATAAAATAGAGGACTTTGCGGATAGGTACAGCGAGGTAATAGACTTCACTTTCGGAGACGTAATAAATAGACTAAAAGTGGGTAGAGTAAATGTAGTTAACCTAAGCTCTCTAGACGAGGATGGTATAGACGCTGTAGTCGCCCATTACTTAAGAAGAATTTTACATGCCAGAAAGGAGAATAAGATTAAGAGAACCGGCGGTCTCAAGTTCCCTATCATATCTGTAATAGAAGAGGCTCATGTTCTATTATCGAAAGATGAAAACACGTTAACTAAACATTGGGCGGGTAGAATAGCCAGAGAAGGCAGGAAATTCGGTGTAGGCTTGATAATAGTCAGTCAGAGACCTAAAGGTCTTGACGAAAATATACTGAGCCAGATGACAAATAAAATAATTCTTAAGATAGTAGAACCTACAGACAAAAAATACGTTCTGGAAACAAGTGATAATCTAAGTGAAGATCTGGTAGAAGAGTTATCGTCCTTGGATACAGGGGAGGCTATAATAGTAGGTAATATCGTTAAGTTACCTGCTTTAGTTAAAATAGATAAGTTCGAAGGAAAATTAGCTGGAAATGACCCCGATCTAATCTCAGAATGGAAGAGTGTTAAAGAGGATGAAAATAAGCACATAGATACAGCCTTCTGGGGATAA
- a CDS encoding archaea-specific SMC-related protein gives MQVRLYNVGGINRELYLSIKKGISIYEAPNAYGKTSLARALISLLTSEITAEDLLNVFSDEGYVEAEIDGKLYYRRFKRIKNRIEEEKKLYMDDKNALLLSYFSPENPLVARILVGDENIEWFISAASKIDEIKKKKENLQYKLGEIKATYDEYQKKYNEAENYMKQLEAINQQLEKLEKDRESIRINTENSIKITKKNRLEDLEKRLEVRQKELREKEAKEKRIEREIEELKKHLNSISKENLLKEIEELNTKLQNLNSKKYNLDVDYRMLGRVLDEIKEADERHLAVCYVCGHEVNPSIWKERLDTIKKELTEVTRQRDEITKEINNIQSTINTITNKLKEIEKYEQQLTNKQKELETYKLEVSEIQKSIETLQRQIRELKEKIEELDTKDLSLSGESELDKRIKELQQQRSNIELELQRIGIPKRIMEELQSFRKNIKDLEDQISTLDREYIRRLTVVKDTFSNLANSLMRDLEFNYTAEIDEKYRIVIKKDNVKMDLKKLSTSEKTAIALVLVLIGLKEYFKSPFFIIDESFMTFDQRRFEKIQKYLSGIVDYTIITKSNDTVQFRNEKLLEPNQIMG, from the coding sequence ATGCAAGTTAGGCTTTATAATGTAGGTGGTATTAACAGAGAACTTTATCTCTCTATAAAGAAGGGTATATCTATATACGAAGCGCCTAATGCATATGGTAAAACATCGTTAGCGAGAGCTTTGATTTCGTTGTTAACATCGGAAATAACAGCGGAGGATTTACTGAATGTTTTTAGTGATGAAGGGTATGTTGAAGCTGAAATAGACGGCAAATTATATTACAGAAGATTTAAGAGAATTAAGAATAGGATAGAGGAGGAGAAAAAACTGTATATGGATGATAAAAATGCATTACTACTATCGTATTTCTCACCCGAGAACCCGTTAGTAGCCAGAATATTAGTCGGGGACGAGAACATAGAGTGGTTTATATCTGCGGCATCAAAAATTGATGAAATTAAGAAGAAAAAAGAAAACTTACAATATAAACTAGGAGAAATAAAAGCAACATATGACGAATATCAAAAGAAATATAATGAAGCTGAAAATTATATGAAACAATTAGAGGCAATAAATCAACAGTTAGAGAAACTAGAAAAAGACAGAGAGAGTATAAGAATAAACACTGAAAATAGTATCAAGATAACTAAGAAGAATAGATTAGAAGACTTAGAAAAAAGACTTGAAGTAAGGCAAAAAGAATTGAGAGAAAAGGAAGCTAAAGAAAAAAGAATTGAGAGAGAGATAGAAGAACTAAAAAAGCATCTGAACTCTATTTCTAAAGAAAATCTATTAAAAGAGATAGAAGAACTTAACACAAAGTTACAAAATCTTAACTCAAAAAAGTATAACCTAGACGTAGACTACAGAATGCTTGGGAGAGTATTAGATGAAATAAAAGAGGCTGATGAGAGACATTTAGCCGTATGCTACGTCTGTGGTCATGAAGTAAATCCTTCAATTTGGAAGGAGAGATTGGATACCATAAAGAAAGAACTAACAGAAGTAACTAGACAAAGGGACGAGATAACAAAGGAAATAAACAACATACAAAGCACGATTAATACAATTACTAATAAACTAAAAGAAATAGAGAAATATGAACAACAATTAACTAATAAGCAAAAAGAACTAGAAACATATAAACTAGAGGTAAGTGAGATACAGAAATCTATTGAAACATTACAGAGACAAATTAGAGAATTAAAGGAAAAAATAGAGGAGCTTGACACCAAAGACTTAAGCTTGAGTGGAGAAAGTGAACTTGATAAGCGTATAAAAGAGCTTCAGCAACAAAGGAGCAATATAGAGTTAGAACTACAAAGAATAGGCATACCTAAAAGAATTATGGAAGAACTACAAAGCTTCAGAAAGAATATAAAGGATCTTGAAGATCAAATTTCTACCCTAGATAGGGAATACATTAGAAGACTAACTGTAGTGAAAGATACTTTTAGCAACCTGGCTAACTCGTTAATGAGGGATCTTGAATTTAATTATACAGCTGAAATAGATGAGAAATATAGAATAGTAATAAAGAAGGACAATGTGAAGATGGATTTGAAGAAACTGTCTACTTCAGAGAAGACTGCAATAGCATTGGTATTAGTATTGATAGGACTGAAAGAGTATTTCAAGAGTCCGTTCTTCATAATTGATGAGTCATTTATGACATTTGACCAGAGAAGATTTGAGAAGATTCAGAAGTACCTTTCCGGCATAGTGGACTATACGATAATAACTAAGAGTAATGATACCGTACAATTCAGGAACGAGAAATTACTTGAACCGAATCAGATAATGGGTTAA
- the rad50 gene encoding DNA double-strand break repair ATPase Rad50 has translation MMEIKRIYVENFLSHEKSDVKFKPGINVIIGHNGAGKSSIIDAIYFSLFRDPVRKVNQDDLIRKGSKEAKVELDIEINGKTYQIRRLIKGSITDTISEIFPNGYKTLARGAKEVDATVYKLINADEEVFSSTLFIAQGKIEEIFDNISEIMNKILKIERMNELRETNGPIHQLIKDIDNELKYLEGEKERYKIIEQRINNNKKRIEEDQKQLQDIIERVKRIQEDLQKKKTEITQLEDKKAKVEALFQTKLSIQKEIQEIEEKLKQLPALLREKEDLEAKVKDEELLNNKLNAIKEAKVLISSIKQTSQFLDNLIKQLNSKKSDLEEKKKLEDKEKTYQELNRKKIELENVENEYTRLISILENIKRNIEEKKRRLSEIKIINDEELKIKLESLNEELERKRKEKEEITSRKSEVEGEIKQLVSIKNNLHSLESVSKCPVCGRDLSEHERSKIYQELSEKIEQLNKQKLELNKQYLSLSDYINRLQSTIMQLQSQILSLQKLKGEFENLKQELEKLEKQKADYEEKVKNYQPAHEEYNRIKEQLKELEEYHNRYLKVSRVSENEIEDLNREIAEKVKQKAEDTEKLSQILKEFELPNDNKKLLEIEKQIENKITEIQNLKRKLEDVKARLAVLQNEKLRKTTLENELKKVEEEISTIKFDVAYYQELKDKVEKMNDEYNRLSLEMGKLEGEIKALQSTIDNDLKELEEIKKKLEKEKKLTDAKKNLEGLREILSEKKLQAYLKNNAKTSIENNLITILSKFDLTYRALELNFEQGVKGKNKASAIVVYNDKGDEVPVNALSGGERTAIAIALRLAIAKSLMKDAGVLIMDEPTVNLDEYRRRELIDIIRSSLEIVHQIILVTHEEELMEAGDYVLKLEKKGGISKVEVVSNDQQVI, from the coding sequence ATGATGGAGATAAAAAGAATTTATGTTGAAAACTTTCTAAGTCATGAAAAATCGGATGTAAAGTTTAAGCCTGGAATTAACGTAATTATAGGCCATAACGGCGCTGGAAAGAGTTCTATAATAGATGCCATTTACTTTTCTTTATTTAGAGACCCAGTAAGGAAAGTAAACCAAGATGACTTAATTAGAAAAGGAAGCAAAGAAGCAAAAGTAGAATTAGATATTGAAATAAACGGAAAGACCTATCAAATTAGACGTTTAATCAAGGGAAGTATAACGGATACAATTTCGGAAATCTTTCCAAACGGGTATAAGACCTTAGCTAGAGGAGCCAAAGAAGTTGATGCTACAGTATATAAGTTAATAAACGCTGATGAAGAAGTCTTCTCGTCTACTTTGTTTATTGCACAAGGCAAAATAGAGGAAATTTTTGATAATATTTCTGAAATAATGAATAAAATTCTAAAAATTGAAAGGATGAATGAACTTAGAGAGACTAATGGTCCTATTCATCAACTAATAAAGGATATAGATAACGAACTAAAGTACCTAGAGGGGGAAAAAGAAAGGTATAAAATTATAGAGCAAAGAATTAATAATAACAAGAAGAGGATAGAAGAAGACCAAAAACAATTACAAGACATCATTGAAAGAGTAAAGAGAATTCAAGAAGATTTACAAAAGAAAAAAACAGAAATAACACAACTCGAAGACAAAAAGGCAAAAGTAGAGGCTTTATTTCAAACTAAGCTCTCTATACAAAAGGAGATTCAAGAAATAGAAGAAAAGTTAAAACAATTACCTGCTCTCCTTAGAGAAAAAGAAGACTTAGAAGCGAAAGTTAAAGATGAGGAGCTGTTAAATAACAAACTGAATGCCATAAAGGAAGCTAAAGTGCTAATCAGTTCTATCAAACAAACCTCACAATTCCTTGATAATCTAATTAAACAACTTAATTCAAAGAAATCTGATTTAGAGGAAAAGAAGAAGCTCGAAGATAAAGAGAAGACATATCAAGAACTTAACAGAAAGAAAATTGAATTAGAGAATGTGGAAAACGAGTATACTAGGCTGATTAGTATACTAGAAAATATCAAAAGAAATATTGAGGAAAAGAAAAGAAGACTGTCAGAAATTAAAATTATTAATGATGAAGAACTAAAGATAAAGTTAGAATCGTTAAATGAAGAGTTAGAGAGGAAAAGAAAAGAAAAAGAGGAAATTACTTCAAGGAAAAGTGAGGTAGAAGGAGAAATCAAGCAGCTAGTATCTATTAAGAACAACTTACATTCCCTTGAAAGTGTAAGTAAATGCCCGGTTTGTGGAAGAGACTTAAGTGAACATGAGAGGTCAAAAATCTATCAAGAACTTTCCGAAAAAATTGAGCAACTAAATAAACAAAAACTGGAACTAAACAAGCAATACCTTAGCTTGTCTGATTATATTAACAGATTACAAAGCACTATAATGCAACTTCAATCTCAAATACTGAGTTTACAGAAGCTAAAGGGAGAGTTCGAAAACCTCAAGCAAGAGTTAGAAAAATTGGAGAAACAAAAAGCGGATTATGAAGAGAAGGTTAAGAACTACCAGCCTGCTCATGAGGAATACAATAGGATTAAGGAACAACTAAAGGAACTCGAAGAGTATCATAACAGATATTTGAAGGTAAGCCGCGTGTCAGAAAACGAGATCGAGGATCTAAATAGAGAAATAGCTGAGAAGGTGAAACAAAAAGCTGAAGACACAGAAAAATTATCACAAATACTTAAAGAGTTTGAATTACCAAATGATAATAAAAAATTATTAGAGATCGAGAAACAAATTGAGAATAAGATTACTGAGATTCAGAACCTGAAAAGAAAGTTAGAGGATGTAAAAGCTAGGCTAGCTGTTCTACAAAACGAGAAGCTAAGAAAGACTACACTAGAAAATGAACTGAAGAAAGTGGAAGAGGAAATCAGTACAATTAAGTTTGATGTAGCCTATTACCAAGAATTAAAAGATAAAGTGGAAAAAATGAATGACGAATACAACAGATTGTCTTTAGAGATGGGAAAGCTAGAGGGAGAAATAAAAGCACTACAGTCTACCATAGATAACGACCTTAAGGAGCTGGAAGAGATTAAAAAGAAATTGGAAAAAGAGAAAAAGCTGACCGATGCAAAGAAGAACCTAGAGGGACTTAGGGAGATATTAAGCGAGAAGAAACTTCAGGCTTACCTCAAGAATAATGCAAAAACATCCATAGAGAATAATCTCATAACCATACTTTCTAAATTTGATCTAACATATAGAGCTTTAGAACTTAATTTTGAGCAGGGAGTTAAGGGAAAGAACAAAGCTAGCGCAATAGTAGTGTATAATGATAAAGGAGACGAAGTTCCTGTAAATGCTTTGAGCGGTGGGGAAAGAACAGCTATTGCAATAGCCTTAAGGCTTGCGATAGCTAAATCTCTAATGAAAGATGCCGGAGTATTGATTATGGACGAACCAACGGTTAATCTTGATGAGTACAGAAGGAGAGAGTTAATAGACATAATACGATCATCTCTTGAAATAGTTCACCAAATTATTCTTGTAACTCACGAAGAGGAGTTAATGGAGGCTGGAGATTATGTACTCAAGTTAGAAAAGAAAGGCGGCATAAGCAAGGTGGAGGTAGTATCTAATGATCAGCAGGTTATATAA
- a CDS encoding Fur family transcriptional regulator, giving the protein MEIDLADLLRQKGLKVTPQRLSILKLLYSGGHFNGEQIYNELKKSEPSISLSTVYNALNTLEKAGLLNSFEVNGITWYEIKRDLHVNVYCEDSNQIIDVNVDLEGLYKELSEKGINVKSLNVVVIAECSKLLKEPQIGTS; this is encoded by the coding sequence GTGGAAATAGACTTAGCTGACCTATTAAGACAAAAAGGATTGAAAGTTACACCTCAGAGACTGTCAATACTAAAACTATTGTATAGTGGAGGTCATTTTAACGGTGAGCAGATATATAATGAGCTTAAGAAATCAGAGCCAAGTATAAGCTTATCCACAGTATATAACGCGCTTAATACCCTGGAAAAAGCGGGGCTACTAAATTCGTTCGAAGTTAACGGAATAACGTGGTATGAAATTAAGAGGGATTTACACGTAAATGTTTACTGTGAAGACTCTAATCAAATTATAGACGTTAATGTAGACCTCGAGGGATTATATAAAGAACTGAGTGAGAAAGGAATAAATGTTAAATCCCTAAACGTCGTTGTTATTGCAGAATGTTCTAAGCTTTTGAAAGAACCTCAAATAGGTACTTCTTAA
- a CDS encoding CBS domain-containing protein — protein sequence MGIVREPIIVRPHDSLLHTIKIMTMEYVPKLIVGDENGNPLGVVTQKDVLKFISKMGSRELDSVYVSEVMRKDIVTVTSDIEPLEAAQILIEKKQPMLIVTSDSGRILGMIIKSDLSQYYGSLIRGIQKISEYMSKNPIIINENSSMHEALNLILSNDISRLIVVSDGKIVGTITTTDLLYLAPVLKMKEVNVKVKEVMTPTIVIVDEYEDLNYAARLMANRKVKGLPVVGVSGELKGILTTTDIVRALTDEKIRKYLLELKLYTTTF from the coding sequence ATGGGAATAGTAAGAGAGCCTATAATCGTGAGGCCGCACGACTCATTGTTACATACAATAAAGATTATGACGATGGAATATGTGCCTAAGTTGATAGTAGGGGATGAGAACGGCAATCCTTTAGGGGTAGTGACACAAAAAGATGTTCTCAAGTTTATAAGTAAAATGGGAAGTAGAGAGCTTGATAGCGTTTACGTCTCCGAGGTTATGAGAAAGGATATAGTGACGGTTACAAGTGACATTGAACCGCTCGAAGCCGCTCAAATATTGATAGAGAAGAAACAACCTATGCTAATAGTCACCTCGGACAGCGGGAGAATTCTAGGTATGATAATAAAAAGCGACCTATCTCAGTATTACGGTAGTTTGATTAGAGGAATACAAAAAATTTCGGAATATATGTCTAAAAATCCAATAATTATCAATGAAAATTCTAGCATGCATGAGGCATTGAACTTAATATTGTCGAACGACATCAGCAGATTAATAGTGGTCAGTGACGGGAAAATTGTCGGTACAATAACTACCACAGACCTCTTATATTTAGCTCCAGTGTTGAAGATGAAAGAAGTTAACGTAAAAGTTAAGGAAGTAATGACACCAACTATTGTTATAGTAGATGAATATGAGGACCTAAATTACGCTGCTAGATTAATGGCTAATAGAAAGGTCAAAGGTCTTCCCGTAGTAGGTGTTTCCGGAGAACTAAAAGGTATACTGACTACAACTGATATTGTTAGAGCGTTAACTGACGAGAAAATTAGAAAATATCTTCTAGAACTTAAACTCTATACTACTACCTTTTAA
- a CDS encoding nucleoside hydrolase — protein MKRKVIFDTDTASDDTIALLLSLEFFDVVGVTVVAGNVKYENEINNALFTLEYFGYSHVPVFLGASRPIRGIWRTVEEVHGEKGMGRLDIPKPSKKPENIFASDAIIELSKKYNGELEILAVSPLTNLALAYLKDPSIVKRIKKVWIMGGAFTRGNTTEIAEFNFWVDPEAAEIVLKSGFDITIVPWEITEEAATITDDEWSRISSMGTKRSNFFIKVNEVLREYSKSTGAKGSVHPDSLTVTIAYDNSIILESVKKRVDVEVCGKSRGAMLVDWYDMTKSDIKAEIVTKADSSKFKKYLFEVLSKA, from the coding sequence ATGAAAAGAAAGGTTATTTTTGATACAGATACAGCAAGTGATGACACTATAGCTCTCTTATTGTCACTAGAATTCTTCGACGTGGTAGGAGTTACAGTAGTTGCTGGAAATGTGAAGTATGAAAATGAGATAAATAATGCTTTATTTACTTTAGAATATTTTGGATATTCTCATGTACCGGTCTTTTTAGGGGCTTCTAGGCCAATTAGAGGTATTTGGAGGACGGTTGAAGAAGTTCATGGAGAGAAAGGTATGGGGAGGTTGGATATACCAAAGCCCTCGAAAAAACCAGAAAATATTTTTGCAAGCGATGCGATAATAGAACTATCAAAAAAATATAATGGAGAACTAGAAATCTTAGCCGTATCACCTTTAACGAATTTAGCATTAGCGTACTTGAAAGATCCTTCCATAGTAAAGAGAATTAAGAAGGTCTGGATTATGGGAGGTGCTTTTACAAGAGGCAATACGACGGAAATCGCAGAGTTCAATTTTTGGGTCGACCCAGAGGCTGCTGAGATAGTCTTGAAAAGCGGTTTTGATATTACAATAGTACCGTGGGAAATAACTGAGGAAGCCGCTACAATAACAGATGATGAGTGGTCAAGAATTTCATCTATGGGTACAAAACGATCGAACTTTTTCATCAAAGTTAATGAAGTTCTAAGAGAATACTCCAAAAGTACAGGGGCTAAGGGTAGTGTACATCCAGATTCACTAACTGTAACTATTGCTTACGACAACAGTATTATTCTCGAATCTGTAAAGAAAAGAGTGGATGTAGAGGTTTGTGGAAAATCAAGGGGGGCTATGCTGGTGGACTGGTATGATATGACAAAGAGTGATATAAAGGCAGAAATAGTTACAAAAGCAGACTCCTCTAAGTTTAAGAAGTACCTATTTGAGGTTCTTTCAAAAGCTTAG
- the nurA gene encoding DNA double-strand break repair nuclease NurA: MISRLYNEILENKQRILVSTAELKNQLFAMVKEKLDTKWITYLPPTNIPSKNILAIDGGMWSKETRSGVVFIVDAEAVLYDGRNIERLDDRALIDAFRPGNHAKERISLVMQLMELQLAIKNGDKADLILLDGSLAKKIGRHKVTEKISDIDDVFTVDDIISLKEGESEEKMHKLLVAENHYAISLLIEKYREKLLFISKNSKSSDIFGQPYSDVVVLELFTQGIGYTQPMEKTIEDKYIVSKKASRILSNLKFYTSLVRLDKDSRILKFDFFEREKLLEFINTLAAISVRGYPYPLLEVHKDVRISRDDVKRVMRLLGFKPKQEEWWPSQFL, encoded by the coding sequence ATGATCAGCAGGTTATATAACGAAATACTAGAAAACAAACAAAGAATACTAGTAAGCACTGCTGAACTAAAAAATCAGTTATTTGCCATGGTTAAAGAAAAATTAGATACCAAGTGGATTACATATCTACCTCCAACTAACATACCTTCAAAAAACATTTTAGCTATTGACGGTGGAATGTGGTCTAAAGAGACTAGATCAGGAGTAGTGTTTATCGTTGATGCTGAAGCTGTATTGTACGATGGAAGAAATATAGAGAGATTAGACGATAGGGCACTAATTGATGCTTTCAGGCCCGGTAATCATGCTAAGGAAAGAATATCGCTTGTTATGCAATTAATGGAATTGCAACTGGCAATAAAGAATGGGGACAAAGCCGACCTAATCCTATTGGACGGAAGTTTAGCAAAAAAGATAGGAAGACATAAGGTAACTGAGAAAATTTCGGATATAGATGATGTATTTACTGTTGATGATATTATTTCCCTCAAGGAGGGAGAAAGCGAGGAGAAAATGCACAAGTTATTAGTTGCAGAAAATCACTATGCCATCTCGCTGCTTATAGAGAAATATAGAGAGAAACTTCTATTCATATCTAAAAACAGTAAGTCATCAGACATCTTTGGTCAACCCTATTCCGATGTAGTAGTTTTAGAGCTCTTTACTCAAGGTATCGGTTATACTCAACCCATGGAGAAAACAATCGAGGATAAGTATATAGTAAGTAAAAAAGCAAGCAGGATATTGTCAAACCTAAAATTTTATACTTCATTAGTGAGGCTAGATAAAGATAGTAGGATCTTGAAATTTGACTTTTTTGAAAGAGAAAAACTGTTAGAATTCATAAACACTTTAGCGGCAATTTCAGTAAGAGGGTATCCGTACCCGTTATTAGAAGTTCACAAAGACGTAAGGATCAGTAGGGATGATGTGAAAAGGGTTATGAGATTACTTGGGTTTAAACCTAAACAAGAGGAGTGGTGGCCAAGTCAGTTCTTATAA